A window of Pedococcus badiiscoriae genomic DNA:
GCCTTCGGAAGCACCTGGTCGCCGGTCGGTGAGGTGATCCAGATCGGGGCGATGTCCTCGTAGAGCCGGTCCGACGGTGGCCGGGTGAAGGCCTGAGCGGTCGAGATCGACCCGAACAGCGTCGTCGACCCATCGGCGACCTGGAACCGCACGGGGAGGGTCTTCTGGGCTGCGGCCTGCGCCGTCCAGACGAGCTCCTGGACCGCCAGCCGCTGCGTCTCGGCATCGAAGCCGGCGGCTCCGGGACTGCTCAACGTCACCTGGATGGCGTCGGGCGTGACAGTGGCGGCCGTGACCCGGGTGCCGCTCCACGGCTGGAGGTAGCCGTTGGTGTTGCTGAACGGCTGGGCGTTCATGGCGAGACCGAGGGCCACCTCGACCCGCTTCGCGTCGCCCCCGCCGACGGGGACCGCCCCGCTGACGAACTCGCGGAAGAGCTTGTAGGTGGGCTTCGCGTCCCCGATCGGGCCGACGAAGTAGACGGGCAGCGCCACCGACTTCGTCGTCCCCGCCCCGGTCGGCGGCGCCGTACCGGGCGAGGTGGTGGATGACGTCGGGGCGGAGGTCGCGGACTGCGACGGACCCGAGGTCTGCGGGGGAGTGATCGTCGGGCCGTCGTCGTGACCGGACCACCACAGGCCGCCGATGATCGCCGCCACGGCCGCCGCCGCGGCAAGTGGCATCACCCAGCGCCTGGCACCGGAACCACCGGTCGCCGTCACCGGTCCTGCCTCGTGGGCCTCGTGCAGGATCGTGTCGAGGCGGTGCGACGGGCGGACCTGCTGGGCGTCCTGGATCAGGGCCCGGCGCAGCCGCCGCTCGACCTGGTCGAACTCCCCGGGCTCGGAGTCGGGGTGCAGGAAGTCGGTGCGGTCGCTCATGACGCCGCCTCCATCCGGTCGCGAAGGGTCGCCAGGCCACGGTGGGCATGGGCCTTGACCGAGCCCGCGGAGATGCCGAGGGCGTCGGCGATCTCGGCCTCGCTCAGGTCGAGGTAGTAGCGCATCGTGAGGACCTCTCTCTGGCGCTGGGGCAGCCGCCGCAGCGCGCCGATCATGGATGTGGTGGTCTCGGACTGGAGCGCCCGTTCCTCGGCGCTCACCTCCGTGTGCCGTGCGTATGCCGTGGGCTCAGCCTGCTGGCGGGCGACGTAGCGCTCCTCCACGCCCCGGTGTCGCAGGCCGGAACGCGCGCCGTTGACGACGGACCGCCGCAGGTAGGCCGCAGCCGCCTGGTGCTCCCGGATCGTGTCCCAGCGCCGGTGCACGGCGATGAAGGCGTCCTGGACGACCTCCTCGGCCGCGAGGTCGTCACGCAGCAGCAACCACGCCAACCGGACCAGCCCGGTCCAGTGGGCGGCATACAGCTCGGCAATGGCCTCGTCGGCCGCTGGCCGGACCTCGCCACGGCGGTCATGCTCTGCCACGCTCAACAGTCTCACGACCCGATGACGCGCAGCCCCGACAACGGGTTGACGCGCCGTAAGGTCGGGTTCATGAACACTCCGGCCACGCGGCGCACCGACCCCGAATGCCTGTTCTGCACGATCGTGGCGGGGGGCATCCCGGCCACGGTGGTCTACGAGGACGAGGCGACCTTCGCGTTCCGGGACCTCGAGCCCCAGGCGCCGACCCACATCCTGGTGGTCCCGCGCCACCACGTGCCGAACGTCGGCGCCCTCGCCCACGAGGCGCCGGACGACGCTGCCGCCCTCCTGCGGACGGTGGCGGCCGTCGCGGCGCAGGAGGGCATCGCGGACCGTGGGTACCGCTCGGTCTTCAACACCGGTGCCGAGGCGCACCAGACCGTTTTCCATGCCCACGTCCACGTGCTCGGCGGCCGGTCGATGACGTGGCCTCCTGGCTGAGCCGCGCCGTGGGCGCCCGGCTTCGACGCACCGTAGACTGGTCGGACCATGCCAGATCCTGATCATCCGACCACGCTGGGGGGCGCGCCCGATGGCGCCCTTCCGATGCCCACCCACACCGTCGAGATCCCTGCCCAGGTGCAGATGGTCACGCTCCTCGGCCCCCGCGACGAGCTGCTGCGCACGATGGAGCGGGCCTTCCCGCAGTTGCAGATCCACGTCCGGGGCAACGAGTTCCACCTGACCGGACCGAGTGCGGAGGTCGCGCTCGCGGAGCGCACCATCGACGAGCTCCTGCTGGTCATCGAGGGCGGCCAGCCGCTGAACCGTGACGCCGTCGAGCGCTCGATCAGCATGTTGCGCGCCCAGACCACCGAGCGCCCCGCCGACGTGCTCACCATGAACATCGTCAGCAACCGGGGCCGCACCATCCGGCCCAAGACGCTCAACCAGAAGCACTACGTCGACGCGATCGACGAGCACACCATCGTCTTCGGCATCGGCCCGGCAGGCACCGGCAAGACCTACCTCGCGATGGCCAAGGCGGTCGCGGCGCTCCAGGCCAAGCAGGTCAACCGGATCATCCTGACGCGTCCGGCGGTCGAGGCGGGCGAGCGGCTGGGGTTCCTGCCCGGCACGCTCAACGACAAGATCGACCCGTACCTGCGCCCGCTCTACGACGCGCTGCACGACATGGTCGACCCCGAGTCGATCCCCCGGCTGATGGCTGCCGGTACCATCGAGGTCGCCCCGCTGGCCTACATGCGCGGGCGCTCCCTCAACGACGCGTTCATCATCCTCGACGAGGCGCAGAACACCTCCCCCGAGCAGATGAAGATGTTCCTCACCCGCCTCGGCTTCGGGTCCAAGATGGTCGTCACCGGTGACGTGACCCAGATCGACCTCCCCGACGGCACCAAGTCGGGGCTGCGGGTGGTCCGCGACATCCTCGGCGACGTCGAGGACATCCACTTCTCGCTGCTCACCGCCCAGGACGTCGTCCGGCACCGCCTCGTCGGCGCGATCGTCGATGCCTACGGCCGCTGGGACGAGCAGGAACAGGACTCGGGAGGGCGAGGGCGTGAGCGTCGACGTTCTCAATGAGACGGACTTCGAGCTCGACGAGCTCGAGCTGGTGGCGCTGAGCCGCTACGTCATGGGCGAGATGCGGGTCCACCCCGGTGCCGACCTGTGCCTGCGGCTGGTGGACGAGGCCGCGATGGAGGTGCTCCACGTGCAGTGGATGGACCTGCCCGGCCCCACCGACGTGATGAGCTTCCCGATGGACGAGCTGCGCCCCGGCCGGGAGGGCGACGAGCCCGAGGAGGGCGTCCTCGGCGACATCGTCCTGTGCCCGTCGGTGGCGGCCAGACAGGCTGCCGAGGCCGGTCACGCGACCGAGGAGGAGCTCCTGCTGCTGACCACGCACGGGATCCTGCACCTGCTCGGGTACGACCACGCGGAACCCGAGGAGGAGCGCGAGATGTTCGAGCTCCAGAGGCAGCTGCTGCTGACCTTCCTCGCGGGCCGCGGGCGGCCCTCCACCTGATGGGGCGCTGATGACCGCACTCGTCTTCGCAGCCCTGCTCAGCATCGCCATCGCCTTCCTCCTCTCGGCGGCCGAGGCGGCCGTGTGGCGGATGTCCCGGGTGCGTGCCCAGGAGCTGCTCGAGGAGAAGCGCCCCGGGGCCGTGGCGCTGTCGCGCATCGTCGCCGACAGCGCGGCATACCTGTCGGTGACGGCGTTCCTCCGCATCGTGGCGGAGTCGACCACCGCGGTCCTGATCACCCTCGGCA
This region includes:
- a CDS encoding Gmad2 immunoglobulin-like domain-containing protein, with protein sequence MSDRTDFLHPDSEPGEFDQVERRLRRALIQDAQQVRPSHRLDTILHEAHEAGPVTATGGSGARRWVMPLAAAAAVAAIIGGLWWSGHDDGPTITPPQTSGPSQSATSAPTSSTTSPGTAPPTGAGTTKSVALPVYFVGPIGDAKPTYKLFREFVSGAVPVGGGDAKRVEVALGLAMNAQPFSNTNGYLQPWSGTRVTAATVTPDAIQVTLSSPGAAGFDAETQRLAVQELVWTAQAAAQKTLPVRFQVADGSTTLFGSISTAQAFTRPPSDRLYEDIAPIWITSPTGDQVLPKAKPVVVRGLAIVFEATVNWQLERGTTTVSTGHAMATIGAPMQGSYSIDLGRLTAGSYTIHVRELSAKDGSVSAEKAVSFTVR
- a CDS encoding SigE family RNA polymerase sigma factor translates to MAEHDRRGEVRPAADEAIAELYAAHWTGLVRLAWLLLRDDLAAEEVVQDAFIAVHRRWDTIREHQAAAAYLRRSVVNGARSGLRHRGVEERYVARQQAEPTAYARHTEVSAEERALQSETTTSMIGALRRLPQRQREVLTMRYYLDLSEAEIADALGISAGSVKAHAHRGLATLRDRMEAAS
- a CDS encoding histidine triad nucleotide-binding protein; amino-acid sequence: MNTPATRRTDPECLFCTIVAGGIPATVVYEDEATFAFRDLEPQAPTHILVVPRHHVPNVGALAHEAPDDAAALLRTVAAVAAQEGIADRGYRSVFNTGAEAHQTVFHAHVHVLGGRSMTWPPG
- a CDS encoding PhoH family protein, which encodes MPDPDHPTTLGGAPDGALPMPTHTVEIPAQVQMVTLLGPRDELLRTMERAFPQLQIHVRGNEFHLTGPSAEVALAERTIDELLLVIEGGQPLNRDAVERSISMLRAQTTERPADVLTMNIVSNRGRTIRPKTLNQKHYVDAIDEHTIVFGIGPAGTGKTYLAMAKAVAALQAKQVNRIILTRPAVEAGERLGFLPGTLNDKIDPYLRPLYDALHDMVDPESIPRLMAAGTIEVAPLAYMRGRSLNDAFIILDEAQNTSPEQMKMFLTRLGFGSKMVVTGDVTQIDLPDGTKSGLRVVRDILGDVEDIHFSLLTAQDVVRHRLVGAIVDAYGRWDEQEQDSGGRGRERRRSQ
- the ybeY gene encoding rRNA maturation RNase YbeY, which codes for MSVDVLNETDFELDELELVALSRYVMGEMRVHPGADLCLRLVDEAAMEVLHVQWMDLPGPTDVMSFPMDELRPGREGDEPEEGVLGDIVLCPSVAARQAAEAGHATEEELLLLTTHGILHLLGYDHAEPEEEREMFELQRQLLLTFLAGRGRPST